The Pantoea eucalypti sequence CGCGGATCCCCTCTTCAATGTGGGCGTTGCTGTCGCGCGCGCCAAACATAATCACAATGTCCGCCTTTTCACTGCCCTCAAACGAGATCGGTTTATTCAGCAGGATCATACTGAAACAGTCGCGGATCACCCCCGCTTCCGGCCGGGCATGAGGAATGGCAATTCCCTCCTCAAAAACATAATACGCCCCATGGGCCAGGGTGTTGGCGATCACCGCATCCGGATAGGTGGCGTCGAGATAGCCGCCGCTAACCAGCGGTTCGGCGGCCAGCGCGATAACCTGACGCCAGTCCGTGGCGTCGATGCCAATCTGAATGGCGTTGGCCTCTTGCAATAACTGCTTAATCGTCATCAGCTCTCCTTAAATCGACTGGCGAACCACATTGCGTAATTCATCGATTTTGACAAACAGCGCATCAATTTCATTACGATAGCGACGGCTTTTCGCAAATAAACTTAATGCCCGGTTATATTCCAGCATTAATTGTTTTTGCGTTTCGCCATCACGCGGGTTAATTGCGAGCTGCTGCTCCAGTTGCGTTATTTTCTCGCGACTGACTTCCGCCAGATGATCCTGCTGCTGCTCGCTGGGTTGTTCCGCAGCCGGAGACTTTTTTAAGAATCCAAACATAGGCTCTCCTGCCCCCTATATGCCGGGGTGTCTCAGATTAATAGTGATGATAAAAACGTTTAACGCAATAATTCGGTGATGGCGACGCGGGTAATTAACGGAATAACTGCATCTTCTCTACCAGCACATTGGTCACTGCATCATTGGCGGGCACCAGGAAATTACGCACGC is a genomic window containing:
- a CDS encoding PTS sugar transporter subunit IIA, which produces MTIKQLLQEANAIQIGIDATDWRQVIALAAEPLVSGGYLDATYPDAVIANTLAHGAYYVFEEGIAIPHARPEAGVIRDCFSMILLNKPISFEGSEKADIVIMFGARDSNAHIEEGIRAIVSLLEDEETLVRLRRASSVAEVIDIL